A genome region from Micromonospora inyonensis includes the following:
- a CDS encoding WhiB family transcriptional regulator, with translation MTRARMPRPHEVAAARRDPRLLRALRERRQDDAWRTKGTCRSVDPETFFPAPNEPADAAVALCRTCEVQGSCLAWALEAGDYHGVWGGTTPRERRAMLVAWRSEVQPDPDAADEAGPPVRDRLLALVPLS, from the coding sequence ATGACACGGGCGCGAATGCCCCGCCCGCACGAAGTGGCCGCCGCGCGCCGCGATCCGCGACTGTTGCGGGCCCTGCGCGAGCGACGCCAGGACGACGCGTGGCGCACCAAGGGAACCTGCCGCAGCGTGGACCCGGAGACGTTCTTTCCGGCGCCGAACGAACCGGCCGACGCGGCCGTCGCGCTCTGCCGCACATGTGAGGTGCAGGGGTCCTGCCTGGCCTGGGCCCTGGAGGCCGGGGACTACCACGGTGTGTGGGGTGGCACCACACCCCGTGAGCGGCGGGCGATGCTGGTCGCCTGGCGCAGTGAGGTCCAACCGGATCCGGACGCGGCCGACGAGGCCGGCCCGCCGGTCCGCGACCGCCTGCTCGCGCTGGTGCCGCTCTCCTGA